In Streptomyces sp. NBC_01551, one DNA window encodes the following:
- a CDS encoding DUF1203 domain-containing protein, giving the protein MTTTTTPHTVLPIAPAVLVALRVRDDAGRPALPYEDPEGGAPLRCCLRRSRPGERIALVSYAPLRRWAAERGVDPGAYDEQGPVFVHAADCGGPAAESGYPFAHPGALRAARRYDAAGHILGGRVLTLAADPDAQIEAALTEAFADPAVALVHVRAVEFGCFLFEARRRT; this is encoded by the coding sequence ATGACCACCACCACGACGCCGCACACCGTGCTCCCGATCGCCCCCGCCGTGCTCGTCGCCCTGCGCGTCCGCGACGACGCCGGGCGCCCCGCCCTCCCGTACGAGGACCCCGAGGGCGGCGCCCCGCTGCGCTGCTGCCTGCGCCGCAGCCGGCCCGGCGAGCGGATCGCCCTCGTCTCGTACGCGCCGCTGCGCCGCTGGGCCGCGGAGCGCGGGGTGGACCCGGGCGCGTACGACGAGCAGGGCCCGGTCTTCGTCCACGCCGCCGACTGCGGCGGTCCGGCGGCGGAGTCCGGGTACCCCTTCGCCCATCCCGGCGCCCTGCGCGCCGCCCGCCGCTACGACGCCGCGGGGCACATCCTCGGCGGCCGCGTGCTCACCCTGGCCGCCGACCCCGACGCGCAGATCGAGGCGGCCCTCACCGAGGCGTTCGCCGACCCGGCCGTCGCCCTCGTGCACGTCCGCGCGGTCGAGTTCGGCTGCTTCCTCTTCGAGGCCCGCAGGCGGACCTGA
- the pepN gene encoding aminopeptidase N: MPGTNLTREEAQQRAKLLTVDSYEVELDLSAAQGGGTFPSVTTVRFQSAEAGAETFIDLVAPAVHEVVLNGKSLDVAAVFRDSRIALDDLAAGANELRVVADCAYTNSGEGLHRFVDPVDEQAYLYTQFEVPDARRVFASFEQPDLKATFQFTVTAPEGWKVISNSPTPKPEDVKDNVWRFEPTPRISTYITALIVGPYHEVHSSYEGPDGQSVPLGIYCRPSLAEFLDADAIFDVTRQGFDWFQEKFAYAYPFAKYDQLFVPEFNAGAMENAGAVTFRDQYVFRSKVTDAAYETRAETILHELAHMWFGDLVTMEWWNDLWLNESFATYTSIACMAYADGSKWPHAWTTFANSLKTWAYRQDQLPSTHPIMADIRDLEDVMVNFDGITYAKGASVLKQLVAYVGTDAFFKGVQAYFKAHAFGNTRLSDLLGALEETSGRDLTTWSKAWLETAGINVLRPQITTDADGVITSFAVRQEAPALPAGAKGEAVLRPHRIAVGFYSLDGATGKLVRVQRVELDVAAAELTEVPELAGLRRPDVVLLNDDDLSYAKVRLDEESLAFVTGHLGDFEASLPRALCWASAWDMTRDGELATRDYLALVLSGIGKESDIGVVQSLHRQVKLAVELYGDPAWREQGLAAWTEATLEHLRAAEPGSDHQLAWARAFAATARTEEQLTYLSALLDGTAEVEGLVVDTELRWAFLERLAATGVADEPVIAAELERDPTAAGERHAATARAAFPTAEAKAAAWASMVEVGGLPNAVQEAVIGGFVQTDQRELLAPYTAKYFAVVKEVWDTRSHEIAQQIAVGLYPSLQISAQTLAATDAWLASAEPNPALRRLVSECRAGIERALKAQAADAAAAS; the protein is encoded by the coding sequence GTGCCTGGCACGAATCTCACCCGTGAAGAGGCTCAGCAGCGGGCGAAGCTGCTCACCGTCGACTCGTACGAGGTCGAACTCGATCTCAGCGCGGCGCAGGGGGGCGGCACCTTCCCCTCCGTGACCACCGTGCGCTTCCAGTCGGCCGAGGCAGGTGCCGAGACCTTCATCGACCTGGTCGCGCCGGCCGTGCACGAGGTCGTCCTGAACGGCAAGTCCCTCGACGTGGCCGCCGTCTTCCGGGACTCCCGGATCGCGCTGGACGACCTCGCGGCCGGGGCGAACGAGCTCCGCGTCGTCGCGGACTGCGCGTACACCAACAGCGGTGAGGGCCTGCACCGCTTCGTCGACCCGGTCGACGAGCAGGCGTACCTGTACACCCAGTTCGAGGTGCCGGACGCGCGGCGGGTCTTCGCCAGCTTCGAGCAGCCCGACCTGAAGGCGACGTTCCAGTTCACCGTGACCGCCCCCGAGGGCTGGAAGGTGATCTCGAACTCCCCGACGCCGAAGCCCGAGGACGTCAAGGACAACGTCTGGCGCTTCGAGCCGACCCCGCGCATCTCCACGTACATCACCGCGCTGATCGTCGGCCCGTACCACGAGGTGCACAGCTCGTACGAGGGTCCCGACGGGCAGTCCGTGCCGCTCGGCATCTACTGCCGGCCCTCGCTCGCCGAGTTCCTCGACGCGGACGCGATCTTCGACGTCACGCGGCAGGGCTTCGACTGGTTCCAGGAGAAGTTCGCCTACGCCTACCCGTTCGCCAAGTACGACCAGCTCTTCGTCCCCGAGTTCAACGCGGGCGCGATGGAGAACGCGGGCGCGGTCACCTTCCGCGACCAGTACGTCTTCCGCTCGAAGGTGACGGACGCGGCGTACGAGACGCGCGCCGAGACGATCCTCCACGAGCTCGCCCACATGTGGTTCGGCGACCTCGTCACCATGGAGTGGTGGAACGACCTGTGGCTGAACGAGTCGTTCGCCACCTACACCTCGATCGCGTGCATGGCGTACGCCGACGGCTCGAAGTGGCCGCACGCGTGGACCACGTTCGCCAACTCCCTCAAGACCTGGGCGTACCGGCAGGACCAGCTGCCGTCCACGCACCCGATCATGGCGGACATCCGTGACCTCGAAGACGTCATGGTCAACTTCGACGGGATCACGTACGCCAAGGGCGCCTCGGTGCTCAAGCAGCTCGTCGCCTACGTCGGCACGGACGCCTTCTTCAAGGGCGTGCAGGCGTACTTCAAGGCGCACGCCTTCGGGAACACGCGCCTGTCCGACCTGCTGGGCGCCCTGGAGGAGACCTCCGGCCGCGACCTGACCACCTGGTCGAAGGCGTGGCTGGAGACCGCCGGCATCAACGTGCTGCGCCCGCAGATCACGACCGACGCGGACGGGGTCATCACCTCCTTCGCGGTCCGCCAGGAGGCCCCGGCCCTGCCGGCCGGCGCCAAGGGCGAGGCCGTCCTGCGCCCGCACCGCATCGCGGTGGGCTTCTACTCGCTGGACGGGGCGACCGGCAAGCTCGTGCGCGTGCAGCGGGTCGAGCTCGACGTCGCGGCCGCCGAGCTGACGGAGGTGCCGGAGCTGGCCGGCCTGCGCCGCCCGGACGTCGTGCTGCTGAACGACGACGACCTCTCGTACGCGAAGGTCCGCCTCGACGAGGAGTCCCTGGCGTTCGTCACCGGGCACCTCGGCGACTTCGAGGCCTCGCTGCCGCGCGCGCTGTGCTGGGCCTCCGCCTGGGACATGACCCGCGACGGCGAGCTCGCGACCCGCGACTACCTCGCCCTGGTGCTCTCCGGCATCGGCAAGGAGTCCGACATCGGCGTCGTCCAGTCGCTGCACCGCCAGGTGAAGCTGGCCGTCGAGCTTTACGGGGACCCGGCCTGGCGCGAGCAGGGTCTGGCGGCCTGGACCGAGGCCACCCTGGAGCACCTGCGCGCGGCGGAGCCGGGCAGCGACCACCAGCTGGCGTGGGCCCGCGCCTTCGCGGCCACGGCCCGCACCGAGGAGCAGCTGACGTACCTGTCGGCGCTGCTGGACGGCACGGCCGAGGTCGAGGGCCTGGTCGTCGACACCGAGCTGCGCTGGGCGTTCCTGGAGCGCCTGGCGGCGACCGGGGTCGCGGACGAGCCGGTCATCGCGGCCGAGCTGGAGCGGGACCCGACGGCGGCGGGCGAGCGCCACGCGGCCACCGCCCGGGCGGCGTTCCCGACGGCCGAGGCCAAGGCCGCGGCGTGGGCCTCGATGGTGGAGGTCGGCGGGCTGCCCAACGCGGTGCAGGAGGCGGTGATCGGCGGCTTCGTGCAGACCGACCAGCGCGAGCTGCTGGCCCCTTACACCGCGAAGTACTTCGCGGTGGTCAAGGAGGTCTGGGACACCCGCAGCCACGAGATCGCCCAGCAGATCGCGGTGGGCCTGTACCCGTCGCTGCAGATCTCGGCGCAGACCCTGGCCGCGACGGACGCCTGGCTGGCCTCGGCCGAGCCGAACCCGGCCCTGCGCCGGCTCGTCTCGGAGTGCCGCGCGGGCATCGAGCGCGCTCTGAAGGCCCAGGCGGCGGACGCGGCCGCCGCGTCCTGA
- a CDS encoding LysR family transcriptional regulator, with protein MTEWDIKKLRILRALADRGTVTATAEALHMTPSAVSQQLTNLARQLGVPLLEAQGRRVRLTDAAHLVLRHAEAVFAQLERADAEIAGYLAGEAGEVRVGAFSTAVPALVVPAAAALRLTHPRVEVRVRETEAAESYELLSAGAVDLALSLAAHAPTARDPRFTRVPLLADPLDVALPPEHPLARAPRLRLADLSGEPWIYGGSGPWSQITRSACEAAGFVPEQAHSAAGWSAILALVEAGMGVALIPRMAAGRATGVTVRDLGRDRPTRHVIAATRRGAEAAPAVARVLDALRDAARLRAGGGAPSD; from the coding sequence ATGACCGAGTGGGACATCAAGAAGCTGCGGATCCTGCGGGCCCTGGCCGACCGGGGCACCGTGACCGCGACGGCCGAGGCGCTGCACATGACGCCCTCGGCCGTTTCGCAGCAACTGACCAACCTGGCCCGGCAGCTGGGCGTCCCGCTGCTGGAGGCGCAGGGCCGCCGGGTCCGCCTCACCGACGCCGCGCACCTCGTCCTGCGGCACGCGGAAGCGGTGTTCGCGCAGCTGGAGCGCGCCGACGCCGAGATCGCCGGATATCTGGCGGGCGAGGCCGGCGAGGTCCGGGTCGGCGCCTTCTCCACCGCCGTCCCGGCCCTGGTGGTCCCGGCGGCGGCCGCCCTGCGGCTGACCCACCCCCGCGTGGAGGTCCGGGTACGGGAGACCGAGGCCGCCGAGTCGTACGAACTGCTCTCCGCCGGGGCCGTGGACCTCGCCCTCTCCCTCGCGGCGCACGCCCCGACCGCCCGCGATCCCCGCTTCACCCGCGTCCCGCTGCTGGCGGACCCCCTGGACGTGGCCCTGCCGCCCGAGCACCCGCTCGCCCGGGCGCCCCGGCTGCGCCTGGCGGACCTGTCCGGCGAACCCTGGATCTACGGCGGCTCCGGCCCCTGGTCGCAGATCACCCGCAGCGCCTGCGAGGCGGCCGGCTTCGTCCCGGAGCAGGCGCACTCCGCCGCCGGCTGGTCGGCGATCCTGGCGCTGGTCGAGGCCGGCATGGGCGTGGCCCTGATCCCCCGGATGGCCGCGGGCCGGGCCACCGGCGTCACCGTCCGGGACCTCGGCCGGGACCGCCCCACCCGCCACGTCATCGCCGCGACCCGGCGCGGGGCGGAGGCCGCCCCGGCGGTGGCGCGGGTGCTGGACGCCCTGCGGGACGCGGCCCGGCTGCGCGCGGGCGGCGGCGCCCCGTCCGACTGA
- a CDS encoding DMT family transporter — MDRVRTAQPVQPKKGAAGLGVLLALVATVVWSGSFVATRGMAESVPPVQAVFWRWVIAAVAVTPFAARQAWRQRALIRRHFGYVALATLFGVALYNTLVHQAGLTTSASNMGMIMAASPVVMALYARVGGERLGARRVSGLLLAALGVLLLVGDGSLAFDFTAGDLWMFGAALSFATYSALLRRKPAELGGLAFLLTTFVFGALMLAPAYAVSVTVQGGFALTPATGGMLLYVGVMSSAVAFFAWNKAVSVIGAARAGVVYYLQPVCVAGLGLLLLGERTGPAELLCMALILGGVALGARR, encoded by the coding sequence ATGGACCGCGTCCGTACCGCTCAGCCAGTCCAGCCGAAGAAGGGCGCCGCCGGGCTCGGCGTCCTGCTCGCCCTGGTCGCGACGGTGGTCTGGTCCGGCAGCTTCGTCGCCACCCGCGGCATGGCCGAGTCCGTCCCGCCCGTCCAGGCCGTGTTCTGGCGCTGGGTCATCGCGGCCGTCGCCGTCACCCCCTTCGCCGCCCGCCAGGCCTGGCGGCAGCGGGCCCTGATCCGCCGGCACTTCGGCTACGTCGCCCTCGCCACCCTGTTCGGCGTCGCCCTCTACAACACGCTGGTGCACCAGGCCGGACTGACCACCTCCGCCTCCAACATGGGCATGATCATGGCCGCCTCCCCGGTCGTCATGGCGCTCTACGCCCGCGTCGGCGGCGAACGCCTCGGCGCCCGCCGCGTGTCCGGGTTGCTGCTCGCCGCCCTCGGGGTGCTGCTGCTCGTCGGGGACGGCTCGCTCGCCTTCGACTTCACCGCCGGCGACCTGTGGATGTTCGGCGCCGCCCTGTCCTTCGCCACCTACAGCGCGCTCCTCAGGCGAAAGCCCGCCGAACTCGGCGGCCTGGCCTTCCTGCTCACCACCTTCGTCTTCGGCGCGCTGATGCTGGCCCCCGCCTACGCCGTCTCCGTCACCGTCCAGGGCGGCTTCGCCCTCACCCCCGCCACCGGCGGCATGCTGCTCTACGTCGGCGTCATGTCCTCCGCCGTCGCCTTCTTCGCCTGGAACAAGGCCGTCTCGGTGATCGGCGCCGCCCGCGCCGGCGTCGTCTACTACCTCCAGCCGGTCTGCGTCGCCGGCCTCGGCCTCCTGCTCCTCGGCGAGCGCACCGGCCCGGCCGAGCTCCTGTGCATGGCGCTCATCCTCGGCGGCGTCGCCCTCGGTGCCCGCCGGTAG
- a CDS encoding EamA family transporter, which translates to MNRSATVALTALAPISWGSTYTVASELLPPDRPLFTGVMRALPAGLLLIALSRTLPKGAWWWKSAVLGALNIGAFFPLLFLSAYRLPGGVAAVLGSAGPLFVVGLAALLLGERAQLKTVLAAVTGAFGVSMVVLTADARLDLVGIAAGVVSSASMAAGTVMTKRWGRPEGVGPLAMTGWQLTAGGLVIIPIAALVEGAPPALDGKAFLGYGYMMLINTGIAYWLWFRGIGQLTATSVTLLGPLSPLTAAVIGWSALGQALSPVQLVGMAIAFGATVAGQLFAGRAQQGKPSREVVRSFSSAEGNAHNVSMDLTGEPVRR; encoded by the coding sequence GTGAACCGCTCCGCCACCGTCGCCCTGACCGCCCTCGCCCCGATCTCCTGGGGTTCGACCTACACCGTCGCCAGCGAGCTGCTCCCGCCCGACCGGCCGCTGTTCACCGGGGTCATGCGGGCGCTGCCCGCCGGGCTGCTGCTGATCGCGCTCTCCCGCACGCTGCCCAAGGGCGCCTGGTGGTGGAAGTCCGCCGTGCTGGGCGCGCTGAACATCGGCGCCTTCTTCCCGCTGCTGTTCCTCTCCGCGTACCGGCTGCCGGGCGGTGTCGCCGCCGTACTGGGCAGCGCCGGACCGCTGTTCGTCGTAGGACTGGCCGCGCTGCTGCTGGGGGAGCGGGCGCAGCTGAAGACGGTCCTCGCCGCCGTCACCGGGGCGTTCGGAGTCAGCATGGTGGTGCTCACCGCCGACGCCCGGCTCGACCTGGTCGGCATTGCCGCCGGTGTGGTCTCCTCCGCCTCCATGGCCGCGGGCACCGTGATGACCAAGCGCTGGGGCCGCCCCGAGGGCGTCGGTCCGCTGGCCATGACCGGCTGGCAGCTCACCGCGGGCGGGCTGGTCATCATCCCGATCGCCGCGCTCGTCGAGGGAGCGCCGCCCGCGCTCGACGGCAAGGCCTTCCTCGGTTACGGCTACATGATGCTGATCAACACCGGCATCGCGTACTGGCTCTGGTTCCGCGGCATCGGGCAGCTCACCGCCACCTCCGTCACCCTGCTCGGCCCGCTGTCCCCGCTGACCGCGGCCGTCATCGGCTGGTCGGCGCTCGGGCAGGCGCTGTCGCCCGTACAGCTGGTGGGGATGGCGATCGCCTTCGGGGCCACCGTCGCGGGCCAGCTCTTCGCCGGCCGGGCGCAGCAGGGGAAGCCGTCCCGGGAAGTCGTTCGATCGTTCAGTTCTGCTGAAGGGAATGCTCATAATGTTTCGATGGACCTGACGGGTGAGCCGGTGCGACGGTAG
- a CDS encoding MFS transporter has product MRANRAATARETRVTGERSLLLGAGISAIGIGMYVPFSLVFFHHVTGLSFALVGVVMTVTGLTGLAFMPLAGAAVDRYGAKRVNLALYAIRAAGFALYPLAGSLPAFAAVALVTALADRSFPVVQQSLIGEVARGGARDRLQASLRALQNAGMGAGALLVSGVLALWGTGGFTYTAWGNALAFALAGLLVSRVRPVRDAGAPPAKRAQAGYRMVLRDRPFLGLTAANFLTALGYAALSVLFPLYIATWLHGPDSLTGAAFTVNTALCAGIGVLIAGRVRRSGARRTRSAALGSLLFAAAFVAQILLGTLRPGQSATLVALLAIVVVYTLGELVHSPSGGALSVSAAPEAVRGRYLATYQLSYSLATALAPSLFTGLLAVDGRLPWAVLAVAALGAAAALVRLERHLPAEAVYAEPATAPAAAATGPAAAATAPATAPAAAPATGSVSATA; this is encoded by the coding sequence ATGCGGGCGAACAGAGCGGCCACGGCGCGGGAAACGAGGGTGACGGGGGAGCGGTCCCTGCTCCTGGGAGCCGGGATCAGCGCGATCGGGATCGGCATGTACGTCCCCTTCTCGCTCGTCTTCTTCCACCACGTCACCGGCCTCTCCTTCGCCCTCGTCGGCGTGGTCATGACCGTGACCGGGCTGACCGGACTGGCGTTCATGCCGCTGGCCGGCGCGGCCGTCGACCGGTACGGCGCCAAGCGGGTCAACCTGGCGCTGTACGCGATCCGGGCGGCCGGCTTCGCCCTCTACCCCCTCGCCGGCTCCCTGCCCGCCTTCGCGGCCGTCGCCCTGGTCACCGCGCTCGCCGACCGGTCCTTCCCGGTGGTCCAGCAGTCCCTGATCGGGGAGGTGGCGCGCGGCGGCGCCCGGGACCGGCTCCAGGCCTCGCTCCGCGCCCTCCAGAACGCCGGGATGGGCGCCGGGGCCCTGCTGGTCTCCGGGGTGCTCGCCCTGTGGGGGACCGGCGGATTCACCTACACCGCCTGGGGGAACGCCCTCGCCTTCGCCCTCGCCGGACTGCTCGTCAGCCGGGTCCGGCCAGTCCGCGACGCCGGGGCGCCCCCGGCGAAGCGCGCACAGGCCGGATACCGGATGGTGCTGCGCGACCGGCCCTTCCTCGGCCTGACCGCCGCCAACTTCCTGACCGCGCTGGGCTACGCGGCCCTTTCGGTGCTCTTCCCGCTCTACATCGCCACCTGGCTGCACGGCCCCGACTCCCTCACCGGAGCCGCCTTCACCGTCAACACCGCCCTGTGCGCCGGGATCGGCGTCCTGATCGCGGGCCGGGTGCGCCGCTCCGGAGCCCGCCGGACCCGCTCGGCGGCCCTCGGCTCGCTGCTCTTCGCCGCCGCCTTCGTCGCCCAGATCCTGCTCGGGACGCTGCGCCCCGGGCAGAGCGCGACACTGGTCGCCCTGCTGGCCATCGTGGTCGTCTACACCCTCGGCGAGCTGGTGCACAGCCCCTCCGGCGGGGCCCTGTCGGTCTCCGCCGCCCCGGAGGCGGTGCGGGGGCGCTACCTCGCCACCTACCAGCTGTCCTACTCGCTGGCCACCGCGCTGGCCCCGTCCCTCTTCACCGGACTGCTCGCGGTGGACGGGCGGCTGCCCTGGGCCGTCCTCGCCGTCGCCGCCCTCGGCGCCGCCGCGGCGCTGGTCCGGCTGGAGCGGCACCTGCCGGCCGAGGCCGTGTACGCGGAGCCGGCCACCGCACCCGCCGCCGCGGCCACCGGACCCGCCGCCGCGGCCACCGCGCCCGCCACCGCGCCCGCCGCCGCGCCGGCCACCGGTTCCGTCTCCGCGACCGCTTGA
- a CDS encoding MarR family winged helix-turn-helix transcriptional regulator, which yields MTEANKDAVDAITAQWHVVRPDLNTDAMALFGRIYRIAKAIGDAMEQTYGRYGISRGEFDVVATLRRSGEPYTLSPRQLSATLMLTTGGMTGRLDKLEKAGLLVRKPDPHDRRGLQVTITERGLNLIDQAVTAGLETQRAALVGLTDDEAEVLSGLLRKLLAGMP from the coding sequence ATGACCGAGGCCAACAAGGACGCCGTGGACGCGATCACCGCGCAGTGGCACGTGGTACGACCGGACCTCAACACCGACGCGATGGCCCTGTTCGGCCGGATCTACCGGATCGCCAAGGCCATCGGCGACGCGATGGAGCAGACGTACGGGCGCTACGGGATCTCCCGCGGCGAGTTCGACGTCGTCGCCACCCTGCGCCGCTCCGGCGAGCCCTACACCCTCTCGCCGCGCCAGCTGTCGGCCACGCTCATGCTCACCACGGGCGGCATGACCGGGCGCCTGGACAAGCTGGAGAAGGCCGGACTGCTCGTCCGCAAGCCGGATCCGCACGACCGGCGCGGGCTCCAGGTGACGATCACCGAGCGCGGCCTGAACCTCATCGACCAGGCCGTCACGGCCGGGCTGGAGACGCAGCGGGCGGCGCTCGTCGGCCTGACCGACGACGAGGCGGAGGTGCTCAGCGGCCTGCTGCGCAAGCTGCTGGCCGGAATGCCGTAG
- a CDS encoding 4-alpha-glucanotransferase → MQMDDLARLAALHGVATAYQPAADVTVPVPEATVKAVLGLLGVVTDDAESVRASLDGAVREAAERLLPPTVVLWQGEPLPPQPAGLPPGTRVRVVAEESGEELAWGPGLPLGVHRLTAEAPDGRTGRATLIVAPPRAPAAPGRAHGLLVQLYSLLSERSWGMGDLGDLAGLARWAGRAHGAGFIQVNPLHAAVPGTPTDPSPYRPSSRRFPDPVYLRIEDVPEYADCPDRDALDDLAARGGDLRRQVLEKGALIDRDAVWELKRQALELLYTVPRTPEREAAYEAFRTEQGAPLELHAAWCAGRAGEDPKERGDFHRWLVWLTESQLAAAQRAAREAGMSVGIVHDLAVGVHPQGSDVLGLPHYSRHASVGAPPDAFNARGQDWGLPPWRPDRLEEAAYEPLRALLRGVFRYAGALRIDHVMGLFRLWWIPRDALPAEGTYVSYDGEAMLAVLVLEAHRAGALVIGEDLGTVEPRVREALARRGVLGTSVLWFERDWAGDGRPLAPEAWRADCLATVTTHDLPPTAAKLAGGHVELRDRLGLLTRPAGAERAEDAADTAEWLAVLDGLGLDAKGEEAAVQALYGFLLRTPARLVGVWLPDAVGDRRPQNLPGTWDQYPNWRLPVADGGGRPVTLEALTASPRANALLSAVREGVRTRTAPPGARPV, encoded by the coding sequence ATGCAGATGGACGACCTGGCCCGGCTCGCGGCCCTGCACGGCGTCGCCACCGCCTACCAGCCCGCCGCGGACGTCACCGTTCCGGTGCCGGAGGCCACCGTCAAGGCGGTCCTCGGCCTGCTGGGGGTCGTCACCGACGACGCCGAGAGCGTCCGGGCGTCCCTCGACGGCGCCGTACGGGAGGCGGCCGAGCGGCTGTTGCCGCCGACGGTGGTGCTCTGGCAGGGGGAACCCCTGCCGCCGCAGCCGGCCGGGCTGCCGCCGGGCACCCGGGTGCGGGTGGTGGCGGAGGAGTCGGGCGAGGAGCTCGCCTGGGGCCCCGGACTGCCCCTCGGCGTCCACCGGCTCACCGCCGAGGCCCCGGACGGCCGGACGGGCCGCGCCACCCTGATCGTGGCCCCGCCGCGGGCCCCGGCCGCGCCCGGTCGGGCCCACGGGCTCCTCGTCCAGCTGTACTCGCTGCTGTCCGAGCGCTCCTGGGGCATGGGCGACCTCGGTGACCTCGCCGGACTCGCCCGCTGGGCCGGCCGCGCCCACGGCGCCGGGTTCATCCAGGTCAACCCGTTGCACGCGGCCGTGCCCGGGACCCCGACCGACCCCTCCCCGTACCGCCCGTCCTCGCGGCGCTTCCCGGACCCGGTGTACCTGCGGATCGAGGACGTCCCCGAGTACGCCGACTGCCCGGACCGCGACGCCCTCGACGACCTCGCCGCCCGGGGCGGGGACTTGCGCCGGCAGGTCCTGGAGAAGGGCGCGCTGATCGACCGCGACGCCGTCTGGGAACTCAAGCGGCAGGCCCTGGAACTGCTGTACACCGTCCCGCGCACCCCCGAACGGGAGGCCGCCTACGAGGCGTTCCGTACGGAGCAGGGGGCTCCGCTGGAGCTGCACGCCGCCTGGTGCGCCGGGCGCGCCGGGGAGGACCCGAAGGAACGGGGCGACTTCCACCGCTGGCTGGTCTGGCTGACGGAGTCCCAGCTCGCCGCCGCCCAGCGGGCCGCGCGGGAGGCCGGCATGTCCGTCGGCATCGTGCACGACCTGGCCGTCGGGGTGCACCCCCAGGGCTCCGACGTCCTCGGGCTCCCCCACTACTCCCGGCACGCCTCGGTCGGCGCCCCGCCCGACGCCTTCAACGCGCGCGGCCAGGACTGGGGCCTGCCGCCCTGGCGGCCCGACCGGCTGGAGGAAGCGGCGTACGAGCCCTTGCGGGCCCTGTTGCGCGGGGTGTTCCGGTACGCGGGCGCGCTGCGCATCGACCACGTCATGGGCCTGTTCCGGCTCTGGTGGATCCCGCGGGACGCGCTGCCCGCCGAGGGCACGTACGTCTCCTACGACGGGGAGGCGATGCTCGCGGTCCTGGTGCTGGAGGCGCACCGGGCCGGGGCACTGGTCATCGGCGAGGACCTCGGGACGGTGGAGCCGCGGGTCCGCGAGGCGCTGGCCCGGCGCGGGGTGCTCGGCACCTCGGTGCTGTGGTTCGAGCGGGACTGGGCGGGCGACGGCAGGCCGCTGGCCCCCGAGGCCTGGCGGGCGGACTGCCTGGCCACCGTCACCACCCACGATCTGCCGCCCACGGCCGCCAAGCTGGCCGGGGGCCATGTGGAACTGCGCGACCGGCTGGGCCTGCTGACCCGCCCGGCCGGGGCGGAGCGGGCCGAGGACGCCGCCGACACCGCCGAGTGGCTGGCGGTGCTGGACGGCCTCGGCCTGGACGCGAAGGGCGAGGAGGCCGCCGTGCAGGCCCTGTACGGGTTCCTGCTGCGCACTCCGGCGCGGCTGGTCGGGGTGTGGCTGCCGGACGCGGTGGGGGACCGGCGGCCGCAGAACCTGCCGGGGACCTGGGACCAGTACCCCAACTGGCGGCTGCCCGTCGCCGATGGCGGGGGCCGGCCGGTGACGCTGGAGGCGCTGACGGCCTCGCCCCGCGCGAACGCCCTGCTGAGCGCCGTACGGGAGGGCGTGCGCACCCGTACGGCACCCCCGGGCGCGCGCCCCGTTTAG